DNA from Prevotella sp. oral taxon 299 str. F0039:
TTTTATCTTGTAAACTCATTGCTTTTAGAGGGAGAAGGAAAAGTGATGTGTTTTGAAGATAGGTGAGATGAGGCTGAAATGCCTATGGGTAAAGGGATAAAGAGAGTTTTGCTAAAATACAATATAGGGCTTTAATCGCTCAATATCTTGTTGAGAAAATTCTTTTAGTTGTTGCAGTTCGTTAATGTTTTTAACTGCTCCTTTAATCCTTCTATAATCGATTATGGCTCGAGCTTTATAAAAATTAAAGTAGGGGTGACGTTTTAATTGATTTAAAGAGAGTTGGTTGATATGTAAAGGTTGAATGTCGTTGGGGTTGATTTTGAGGTAGGGGACTGCCTCAGAGGGAAAGTTCTCGATTTCGTTGAGTTGCTTTTCAGAATAGAAACCGCCTAAACGTGAGCGGTAACGAACAATCTCTCGGGCGAAGAAAGAACCAATTCCTGGTACTTTTTTCAGCTCGTTGGTGTCTGCAGAGTTCAGTAAAATCTGTTCGTTGGCACGTAGCTTATAGGTAAAATGAGTGGAATCATTTTGTTTGGACTTGTCGGAATGAATAAAGTTAGAGGCTTCTTGATAGTCGGAAGATATGGAGATATAAGGCTCTAGCATACGATATTGCTTTAAGGTGAGTCCGTAGAGCTTGGCAAAATCACTGGCTTGGCGATATATTCCGCCCTTAGCTCGATAACGATAGATGTTTTTCACTTGCCAAGGTTGCAATCCTAAAGAAAGTAGTAGAGTGCTGTCGGCAGTGTTAGGGTCGAACTTTTGCAAGTGAATGGCAATACCTTCTTGCTCGTTATAATAAGTATTTGGGGTGGTATTGGGGCTACTTTTATCTGTGATTTGCTTTGTGTTGGTGTTGCTAATGTTGGTGTTAGGATGTGAGAGTAGGTGCTTTTTGCCCACAAGAAAAATAACAGCAACAACGCAAATGCCGATGAATAAAAGCGAAAGGGCACGCCTATCCGATCGCTGAAGATAAAAGAAATATTTCAGTTTCATTGTAGTTTGGGTTAGTAATAAACAGTTCTAAGTGGCGATTAAAGGTCTATTTGATGACGAAGTTATGGCTCTTTGTTTTGCAATTGCTCCTCTTCCCACTTATCTTTCCATAGCTTAAAGGGGAGATGTAGCAAGAAAGAGTTGTAGAAACGCTTGTCGCCTGTAACCTCTTTTTCGATGAAATCGGGCTTAATGAAAGGCTCGTCGATGCTCGAAAGCTCTACTTCTGCCATAATTAAGCCTTCGTTATCGCCATAAAACTCGTCTACTTCAAAGGTATGCTCACCGCTTTTAATAAAGAATCGCTCTTTATCTATCATTCCACCTTTGCACAATTTGAACAGATTTTCAGCCTCTTCGTGGGTGATTTCTTTCTCAAATTCATAGTGAGAAAGTCCTCCATCGACAGAACGAGACTTGATGGTGAGGAACGATTTTTCGCCTTTTGTTCTTATTCTAACGGTTGCATCTTGGCAAGGAATATAGCCTTGCTTAATGGTTTGATGAGCAAAGGCAAGGCTTTTAAATGCTTTTGCCTTGCTCACAATAAACTTTCTTTCTATTTCTAAGCCACTCATTTATACAAAAAAGAATGAAGCCATAGTTAATAAACCAAGAATTATAAGGGCAATGAAAATGTACTTGATAACGTTCTTTGCCTCTTTTTCTTCGTGTTCTCTGCGTCTTTTACGGTTAATCTTACTTTTCTCGCTCATAGTTGTATAGATTTTAATTGTTAATGGTTTATTGATTGTTATTTTATTCGATTTCTTTAGGTTGAAAAGGGTTTTGAAAAGATGGTGCGAAGGCAAACTAATTTATTGCTCATCATTCACTGGAAACTCCATTAAGTAAGCCTTAATGAATTCGTCTATCTTACCATTCATCACGCCATCTACATCAGTTGTTTGGTAATTAGTGCGATGATCTTTCACTCTTCTGTCATCAAATACATAAGAACGGATTTGACTTCCCCACTCAATCTTTTTCTTTCCTGCTTCTATTTTTGCTTGAGCTTCGAGTCGTTTCTTCATTGCTCGGTCGTAAAGTTGCGACTTTAGCAAGCGCATAGCGTTATTTCTGTTTTCTAATTGTTTTCTACTTTCGGTGTTTTCAATCAATATTTCCTCTTCAACTCCAGTGTCGGGATCGGTATATTGGTAGCGCAATCGTACTCCTGTTTCAACCTTATTGACGTTCTGTCCACCAGCTCCTCCACTTCGAAAGAGATCCCAACTAACCTTAGAAGGGTCTACATACACCTCAATAGTATCGTCTACGAGGGGTGAAACGAAAACACTGGCAAACGAAGTCATTCTTTTTCCTTGCGCATTGAATGGAGATACACGTACAAGTCGATGCACTCCGTTCTCACTTTTCAAGTAACCGTAAGCAAATTCGCCTCCTTCAATCTCCATAGTAACGCTCTTTATGCCCGCTTCGTCGCCTTCTTGAAGATTACTTATGGTGACTTTATGCCCGTGAGACTCTGCCCATCGCATATAAAGTCGCATCAACATCGATGCCCAGTCTTGGCTTTCAGTACCTCCAGCACCTGAGTTGATTTTTAGAACACAATCCATTGGGTCTTCTTTTTGGCGTAACATGTTCATCAACTCCAATGCTTCTACAGCTTGAAGAGCCTTTTTGTAGGTTTCATCTACTTCGCTTTCAGAAACCATTTCGTCGTGAAAAAAGTCGAAAGATAGTTGCAATTCATCAGCCAAAAGGCGCACTTCTTTGTAGCCAACGAGCCACTTTTCGATGCCTTTTACCTTCTTCATTTGCTCTTGTGCACGCTCAACATCATCCCAAAAATCGGGTGCTTGTGTTCTAAGTTGCTCTTCTTCGAATTCAACTTTCTTCTCTTCTATATTTAAATAGGCGTGGAGTGCGTCTGCTCTTTCTTGTATATCTTTGAGTTGTTCTGCCGTAATCATTCACTGAAAGTGTTTTAGTTGTTTATTGAAAAACAACGACTTGTTTCCTTTTGAGGGTTTATTGATTATTCGACGTACATCTTTTCGATGACATCTTTATAGTTTTCGTAGATCACTCTACGTTTTAATTTGAGGGTATTGGTTAGCTCTCCAGCTTCAATACTAAAGTTTCTAGGTAGGAGAGTGATGCGTTTTATCTGCTCATAACTTGCCAATTGCTGTTGAATGGTGCATATTCTGTCCATTACTAGCTTATTTATTTTTGAGTTACTGCAAAGCTCTTCTTTTGAATTGAATGAGATATTATGCGACAAGGCATATTCTTCTAACAATTGATAGTTAGGAACGACGAGCGCAGAAACAAACTTCCTTTCGTCGGCAATGATTGTTACTTCGTCGATATATCTATCT
Protein-coding regions in this window:
- a CDS encoding helix-hairpin-helix domain-containing protein, giving the protein MKLKYFFYLQRSDRRALSLLFIGICVVAVIFLVGKKHLLSHPNTNISNTNTKQITDKSSPNTTPNTYYNEQEGIAIHLQKFDPNTADSTLLLSLGLQPWQVKNIYRYRAKGGIYRQASDFAKLYGLTLKQYRMLEPYISISSDYQEASNFIHSDKSKQNDSTHFTYKLRANEQILLNSADTNELKKVPGIGSFFAREIVRYRSRLGGFYSEKQLNEIENFPSEAVPYLKINPNDIQPLHINQLSLNQLKRHPYFNFYKARAIIDYRRIKGAVKNINELQQLKEFSQQDIERLKPYIVF
- a CDS encoding CYTH domain-containing protein, with amino-acid sequence MSGLEIERKFIVSKAKAFKSLAFAHQTIKQGYIPCQDATVRIRTKGEKSFLTIKSRSVDGGLSHYEFEKEITHEEAENLFKLCKGGMIDKERFFIKSGEHTFEVDEFYGDNEGLIMAEVELSSIDEPFIKPDFIEKEVTGDKRFYNSFLLHLPFKLWKDKWEEEQLQNKEP
- the prfB gene encoding peptide chain release factor 2: MITAEQLKDIQERADALHAYLNIEEKKVEFEEEQLRTQAPDFWDDVERAQEQMKKVKGIEKWLVGYKEVRLLADELQLSFDFFHDEMVSESEVDETYKKALQAVEALELMNMLRQKEDPMDCVLKINSGAGGTESQDWASMLMRLYMRWAESHGHKVTISNLQEGDEAGIKSVTMEIEGGEFAYGYLKSENGVHRLVRVSPFNAQGKRMTSFASVFVSPLVDDTIEVYVDPSKVSWDLFRSGGAGGQNVNKVETGVRLRYQYTDPDTGVEEEILIENTESRKQLENRNNAMRLLKSQLYDRAMKKRLEAQAKIEAGKKKIEWGSQIRSYVFDDRRVKDHRTNYQTTDVDGVMNGKIDEFIKAYLMEFPVNDEQ